GGGATACTTCAAGGTGAGGGGTACTCTGGTTACTGTCGTAACAGCCTATATGTCCATGTGAGAGTCACCTGAGGGGGTCTTCCAGGCTTTCTGGTCCCTCCTTGCCTGACATTTCAGTCTCCCACTGAAACCTGGTTCCCTCCACAGGCTTCAGCCTCCAGGACTAGAGTCCCCACCTTCCCTGAAGCAGATGCCAGGATCTCTTTGGAAGTCTTTGGAATCCTGATTCTTGGGCTGGGAATTCCAACAGCAACTCTTTGGGTGCAGAATCTTGGAAAGGCCACTTCAAAACTGTCTCAGCTGGAGCCCCACGACAGGCTCTGCTTCTGTGAAGGTCTGCGTGATGCCAAAAACATCTCCAGTGCTCCAGAAGGAGCAGCCAATGGAAGTCACAACTGAGACCCCTCctactcccccccacccctccccacccctgccaggggCATCCaggtctcctgcctccctccctcctggcatGCCTGGCACAGAAGTGAGGATCTGGCGGCCGGCTTCAAGTCCTGTAGAACCCTCTCTGCCCTGAGGTTCCCTAACGGAGTCTCAGCCCCTGGCAAAGATGGCCTGGAGACAGCTGCTCCTTGCCTCCGGTCTCTTAGCTGCTGTGCTCCTGACCAGTGAGTATGGGGGGGAGGCTCCAGGATGGACTGGTGTTAGATGAGGCTTCTCAGCTGGCCCAGAtcgggtgtgcgtgtgtgtgcttaCTGTAGtacctggggtgtgtgtgttatgtgtgtgtataacacaATACAACACAGAAAGAACAGCTTGCCTGGTGGTTTCCTAGGCAAGGAATGTGAGGGACCCAGGACCCCACAATGGGGCCTGGCAAGTCTCAGTGTTCAGGAAGGACTGTCCCAGCCCAGCTGTGGGTGAGGTGGGCAAAGGCTCCTCTTGGGGTGCTGCAGCCCTCAATGCTGTGCTTTCCCACAGTGCTGCAGGAGGGGACTGGTGCATCAGTGGGTACCCAGCAGGTGGCAGAACAAGAGGCCCAGGAAGGTGAGTGCAAGGGTCACCGAAGGGTGCAAAGCAGGTGGGCCAGCCACTGTAGTAGCCCTGGTGAACTTGCGTCGGTCATGACTAGCCTCTCTTGGGTTTCAGATGTGGAACAGATTTTCATGCAGGAATCAGATGCCTCAAATTTCCTCAAGAAGCGTGACAAGCGGTCCCCCAAATCCCGAGATGAGGCCAATGGTAAGGATGCTGGAGATCTGCACCTAACCCCCACCTCCCATTCCTTTCTCACAGTCAGCTGGGCTCTGGGGACTGCAAAGGGAGCCCAGAGGGAGGGTTCCACATAGACTATCGGGTATCGAAGTGACAGCGGCTCTGAATTAGAAATTCCACATTTCCTCAACTGCAGGTCACATCTTGGGACTGCCCCATCAGGGTAAGGAACACACAAAGAGACAGTGCAACATTGAATGCACCTAACAGGGATGAGACGCTTCCCAATTCCAGAAAGTTTAAATGTTAAGAATTATGTTCTAGTCAAGAGGGAATGCAGTATCTGGGTGTGTGCTTTCTGGGGGTATCGGGCAGTGCCCCCCATGCAAGAGCAACAAATGGCACTATAGCAGAGAGAGGGCACACAGAACCGGGAGCTCGGACTATGGGCTTGGTGACAGCTGTGCTAAGTGGCCTTGGCCACTTCCTCCCCTTGGCCCcaagtttccttatttataagcTCCTGAAATTGTGGTATTCAGCCAGCAgtggttgtggggttttttgtttttgtaatttttcatttccaatgCATTTGGAAGACTTTGGAGCTTGGAAGTGTGTCTCCTTCTCAGTCTGAAGTAGGCCCTGGTGTCCCCTGCCTGGCAAGGATCCTCATTTCCACCTGCTGACCCTGGAAGGCATCTGAGTTTTCTGCCCTTGGACTAGATTCTTCCAAGGACTCTGAGCTCTGTTTCTGAGGCTGTGGCTTGATTCATTACTTGTGCACGTGTCTGAATAAACTCTTTGTGTCCCTCGGCACACTCAGAAAGCTTTACAAGCTCTGTCAAAAATAACAAGACtgttttcaaataatgaaaaaggcTTGAAGATGAAATTCCTTTCCCACCCCCTCCAACTGGATAAGAATGAACCACACCGGGAAAATCTCCAGGCCTCTCACAACTTGAGATTTAGAAGTTAGCAAACATCGAATACTGGAAGGGCTGTGATGAAGGCTGGGCAGTTTGTGATGGAGATCAGAGAAGCGGCCTCCTGGCAGACTTCCAGTGGGGAACAGGTGTGAATTTGGGAGAGGCGAATAGTTTCCATTCTCCTAAGCTGATTCAAAACCATGAGGAGTGTGATGAAGCCAAGAGGTCCTCTCCTCAAACAGAAGCTCTGTGGGTCAGTCGTGGGtggatggagggtggggtgggacagGACAGCCTAGTGAAGACATAGGACACACCTGAGTTCACCTGCTGTCACCCAGTCAACTCCTGTGCAGGGGCAGGAGAACAGAGCCCAGTTATGTCTCAGGCTGGGTAACAGGCAGGTAACATTGATAGAATGCAATCTGGAATCAGGAAACAGGCATCTGACATCTCTAATCCTCTGGATAAAGATGCGAGACGTTCCTCTGGGATGAGAGGAGACGCTGAGAATACAATGCAGAACCTGAGAAGGGATGTACACAGTGCACAGGATGCACGGTGTTAACATGGCATTCTGTCCCAGGACTTAAATTGTCCGTAGCCATCGCTGAGTCCAGAGTCCCATCTGCTGCTCCTCCAGAAAGGCAACTTGGGAAgaccgcttttttttttttttttaagtacaaaggaatggaaaatgcTTGGTTAGGAACTGGTGATGGCTCATTAAGCACCTGCTTCCTACACTCCAGACCCCCTTGTCTGCCCTCCCCAGTGGCTTTCTGGTGCCTGGAGCATGGGCACCTGGGGCTCTGCTCGTCCCAAGTGATGCCCTGACCAGCTGTGTAACTTTGATTAGGTCATTGCccgtctctgagcctcaattcccTCTTGAGAAATGTATGGATGTGGGGCaagctggtggtggtggtggggaggtggaTGCATGGGGGAGGACTGGAGTACCAATTCCTTCGCCAGTCTCAAGAGTCCTACAACTATGTGGGTAAAGGGGCAAGTGTGGGAAAAACATGGAATCTGCAGTGAGACCAATTCACAGGTAACTGGACTTTTACTCTGAgttaaaataacataatataaataactagtatttatttatgtattactCTAAGCCTCTTAACTTTCAAAGATTTCAGATGGCTTATGGTATTATCATTTCACAAAGAAATACTGTGTTGTTTGTGCCAGCACCACTGTAatgtggggtggggcaggaaacCAATGGCTTCCTCAATTTCTTGGCTTCTGTCACCACTTTGCCCCTGACTTCCTATTGCACAGCCAAACTGGTGGGGACAACAGCACCTCAGTCTCCCCTCTTTGATGTGGTGATACCAGAGGAGTAGAGTTGTCCTTGAGGGGCCAGTTCCTCTGGCATCAGACATAGCCTTCCTGCTGTTGTGGATTTGTTCAGTTGAAGCCCAGTTAAAAACAATTCTGAGACTAAGAGAGCTTTCGGTAATTTCGTTCAGACAACTAGAGCTCTCACATGGAAAGAGGTCAAGATTTAAGGGTAGAAATGGATGAACCTGGAAACTATtttacatccaaaaaaaaaaaaaagcctccaatctagaaagatttattttcaggCTAAATTAAAGCAGAGACAGCTGCACCTGTTGGAGCAGGTAAAGCGTGATGTAGTGATTCAGGTGGGGGTTCCCGCTGGGGCTCAAGGTACGGTTGGGTGACAGTTTTCAGTTATCATTGTGGGTATTTCTTCTGACCATAGAGGTGTACCCTCCCCCCCTCCAATTTTATCATCTCAAACTAATATTTCTCATAAAAAGTTTATAGCCAGggaacctgtgtggctcagttagatGTCAGACTCTtggctttcagctcaagtcaagagatggagccctgtgtcgggctctacacttgagattctctctccttctgctcctccctgttctctcaaacaaaatcttaaaaaaaacaaaaacaaaaacaaaacacgttAACGGTCACCTTTACTAGAATGCATTGCCTTACAAAAGAAGCAGTTGGTCTCTTCCTCATCAGGAAGTTTACCTGGTCACCTCATATTCTGTACCAGTTACCTACTGCTGTGTGCCAATGGGCCCctaaatttagcagcttaaaaccaCATTTACGGACTCCTAGTCGCTGGCATCAGCAGTCCAGATATGCCTTAGCTGGGGGCCTCAGGGTCAGCGTCCCTCC
The Vulpes vulpes isolate BD-2025 chromosome 2, VulVul3, whole genome shotgun sequence genome window above contains:
- the UCMA gene encoding unique cartilage matrix-associated protein, giving the protein MAWRQLLLASGLLAAVLLTMLQEGTGASVGTQQVAEQEAQEDVEQIFMQESDASNFLKKRDKRSPKSRDEANAENRQKLRADELRREYHEEQRNEFENFVEEQNDEQEERSREAIEQWRQWHYDGLYPSYLYNRHHI